The genomic interval AACGATACCCACTTAAAAAATTATGTTTTGAAAATAGTTAATCAAAATAGTTGCTATTGAGTTAACAATTGCGCAAGCGCTTTAGTAATCTCACGCCGATGGTACTTTTCAATACCACGACCATTATAGGTCTCATTACCTTGAAGCCAATTTGTATAAAGTTCTAAAATCTCAATCTTGAGCTTTTGAAAACCATCATAATCTACAAAAATACCTGCTTCAGTGGTTTTTAAAATATGCTCTATATCTGCGCCTCTTGGACCTATGGCAATAATAGGACGCTGGGCAGCAAGGTATTCAAATATTTTTCCGGCAATAATTCCCTTCGTATGCTCTTCGTTGATTTCAATAAGTACTAAAGCACTGGCATGTACTTGATATTGCTGAGCTTTTTGGTGGGAAACGTATCCCTTCAAATCTAAAATAGATTCCAGTCCAGCTTCTTGAATACTCACTATAATTTCTGAGCTTACTTTACCTACTAATTGGAGAGATACATTCTTTTTGAAATCAGCATTTTCATCGCACAACGCTCCTAAAACTTTCCATAAAACTTGCGGGTTTCTATCAGATAACAAAGACCCTATGTGCGCGAGGGTAAATTTTGAATTTTTCTTATGGTTGGCCGGTGGTCTATCGTCATAACCGTTTGTTAGTACTGTGATGGGTTTTGAGGTGAGATGACCAAACTCTTTTTGAGTACCTGGACTAGTCACAATTACATGATCGGCTATATTCAAAACTTCGCTTTCTAGACGTTTATGAGTCGCTTTTGTTTTGGTGGTCATCTTTAGCTTATCATGATAACCTATCGTAGTCCAAGGATCCCTAAAATCTGCATACCACTTTAATGTCGGTTGCCAATCCTTTAATCCTTTGCCTATCAAATGAAGGCTGTGTGGTGGTCCAGTAGTTATGATCGCCTCAATTTGATGCTCGGCGATGTATTTTTTTAAAAATGTAATTGAAGGTTGTACCCAACCTACTCTAGCATCTGGAATAAAAAAATTCCCTCGTACAAAGAGCATTAGTTTTTCTAAAAGTGATTGTTTTTTCTGCTTAGGTACTATGCCTGATGAAATAGTTTTGGTACGCTTTCGCGAAAGCGTACTCGCCCATCCATAAGGTTCCTTAATGGGTCGCTTGACGACTGTTACTTCCGCAGGTATTTCTGTAATAAGACTCTGATCTACGATTGGATAACTGGGATTCTCTGGAACATAAACTATAGGCTCATACCCGAATTCTGGGAGATACTTTACAAATTTTAACCAACGCTGTACGCCTGGTCCACCAGCAGGCGGCCAATAATAAGCGATAATTAAAACCTTTTTATCTCTCACAGAGTTTGTTCTTCTGCCTTGCTACTTTTAAAGGTATAAAAAACACCCCCGACAATTAATAGCAATAATAGAATACTGCTTCCTAACATAATACTACCTCCCGTTTGCACAACTTGTGGCTCAAAAGACATCACGATCTCGTGAGTACCTGCAGGCACTTTAAGACCACGCAAAGCATAATTCACAGAATAGATCTCGCTCTCCACTCCGTCAATTGTCGCTATCCAACCGTTTTCGTAATAATTTTCTGCAAAAACTATAAAGCCGTCTTTGCTGTTTTCTACTTGATACACAATTTTATTGGGTTGTACGTCTTGTACTTGTACAACAGCGGTACTGTCTCGCTGTGGTTGAAAATTACCCAACACATCTCGATAGGTTTCTCTAAGGAGTACAGTGTTTTTAGTATCTACTTTTTCCAAAGCGGCAAATTCTGCCGTATAGTCTCGTACGTACTGTATTTCGTTTACAAACCAAGCTGGACCATTTGCGTCTGGATTTTCATTTAACGCCATTCCTTGCTCAGTTTCCTGTAATATGTATTTAACGTTATACATATTAAGTACTTCAATATTTCCTGGTGCGATTTGCTTGTAATACAAATCATCCATCCTACGTGGTTGCACTGCAGAGTAACCGTTAAGCGAATTGAAATAATACGACGTGTGTGAGTTTGAAAACCCTCTTGCAAGATCAATCACACGAAAATAGCTCTCATCTTCCATGATTTGCTTATCAATCTCGGTAGCTTGAAAGTTTTGTTGGTATTGTCTTTCGGTAATAAAATTATCTTCATTTACAGACCTACGGTCTACACCTACAAGATCGAATACAATTAAGGCTCCAATAGTAATAATGGTAAGGTTGTGAGAAAACTTTTCTTTTATACTTAGCCATAATACGACGCCTACCATCAAGACAAAGAGTAATGATCTTAAAACATCACTTTTTAAAATTGTAAGCCTGTCTTCTTTAATCGCATCTAATATTTCTGGTTGCTGTACAGCCATTTGAGCTTCGGCAGTAGATCTTAGATTAAATAAACTACCGCTGAAAAGGTAAAGTATCACGAGCAGTCCTGCCACAGTCCCAATTGCTATAAATAATTTTTTAGTTCTTTCAGAAGCTGCTAGGCGGTCATTAAAAAACCTATGTAACCCGATAATTGCGGCTATAGGTAATAGTAATTCCAGCAGTACTTGAATACTGGTAACGGCTCTAAATTTATTATAAAGTGGCACATATTCCACAAAGAAACGAGTGATACCATCGGCATTTTTTCCCCAACTTAAGATGAGAGAAAATAGCATTCCCGCGAGCAACCACCAACGTAAACGTCCATTTATAAGTAATAATCCAAGTAGTGCTAATACAAATACGGTAACTCCAAGGTAAGGTGGCGCCTCTACAAAAGGCTGCTCTCCCCAATATAATCTTGTACCCTGTGCGTAATAGTTTATTTCATTAGGTAAGACATTGAGTTCTTTTAACTTTTTCGCGAAAGCGGACTCCCTACCTAGATCGGCTGCGGTGCCTGTTCCCATGAATTTAGGTGCGATAAGATTAAGAGATTCTAACTTGCCATAACTCCATTGTGTGATATAATCATAATCTAATCCATCATCTGGAGCGTCCATTGCCAGCTCGTCCTTTAATAACTGCTCACCCCGTACACTCGTTTTTGCATATTCTGCGGTAGCAAGAATGGTAGATGCATTTGTGGCAACGCCTAAGATTACAGCGATTACGAGAAGGCCTACAGACTTAAAGAAATGTGGTAATTCTTTACGTTTAACAGCGTCTATGAGAAAAGCGATACCTATAATGATACAGAGCAAACCTAAATAATAGGTCATCTGATAATGATTTGCCTGAATTTCCAGACCCATCGCTATTGCGGTGAGTAAAAATCCCCACAAATACCTTTTTTGAAAGGTGAGTAAAATTCCAGATAAAACTAGCGGAAAATAACCAATAGCATGAACTTTAGAATTATGCCCTACCCCTATAATTATAATAAGATAGGTTGATAGTCCAAAAGCTAGTGCGCCTACAGTGGCTAGTTTCCATGGTACTCGCATCACGAGCATTAAAACATAAAAGGAAATAAAATAGAGAAAAAGATAATCTGCCGGACGTGGCAAAAATCGTATCGCACGATCTAATGAATCCATGAAATCGTAGGGGAAATAGGCTCCCATTTGATAGGTAGGCATCCCTCCAAAGGCACTATTAGTCCAGAAAGTCTCTTCACCTGTCGCTTCTCTAAAGTCACGATGCTGCTTTGCCATTCCTTCATACAGCTTGATATCATTTTGATAAATACGTTTACCAGAAAGTACAGGACTAAAGTAGAGCAAGGCAACTACAATAAAACCTAAAATTACTAAAAGGTGTGGTAGTACTTTTTTAAAATCTATCTTATTCATCTATGATATGATTTGGAATGTAATATTACAAACGTATTATTTGGCTAAAATTTCTTGTAGTTGCTCGAGCGTTACGGTCTCTTGCGAACCTTCTGCCATATTTTTTAATGTAAATGTTCCGGCATCCATTTCTTCCTTACCTGCTAAAATTAAGAACGGAATATTGCGACGATTTGCATAGGTCATTTGCTTTTTCATCTGTTTATTGCTGGTCACAGGATCGGGATATAATTCTGAAGAAATTCCGTTTTTGCGCAGTGAAGTGATGGCCTGCATAGCATACGCTGCTTCTTCGTTACCAAAGTTGACAAAAAAGGCTTTTACACCCTCTGTAGTTTCCTCTGGGAAGAGATTTAGTTCTTCTAAAACAAGGTAGATACGATCTAAGCCAAATGAAATACCAACGCCACTCATATCTTTAAGTCCAAAAATACCTGTTAAGTCTGCATAACGTCCGCCGCCACCTATGCTTCCCATCTTCACCCCTTCTGGAGCAGCAACTTCAAATATAGCTCCAGTGTAGTAATTAAGTCCGCGAGCTAGAGTTACATCTAGTTGTAATGTTGCTGTTTCTAAACCGAGGTTGGTAATCTCATTATTAATGAATAATAATTCTTCAATACCTTCTGTACCAGTTTCTGAAGATGCCAATAAATTTTTAAGGGTATCTAATTGATCTCCGAAGCTTCCCGATAAGGTAAATAAAGGACTTACCGTATCAATCGCCTCTTGGGTAATTCCCTTCTCGAGCATTTCTTTTGTAACGCCATCTGCTCCTATTTTATCTAGCTTATCCAAAGCAACTGTAAAATCAATAAGTTTATCACTAGCACCGATAACCTCTGCTATACCTGATAAAATTTTACGATTATTCATTTTAATAGTAACTCCGTCTAGCTTTAGCGCTGTGAAAACGGCATCATAGAGTTGTACAAACTCTACTTCTTGCCATAAAGATGCACTCCCTACCACATCGGCATCACATTGATAAAATTCTCTAAAACGACCTTTTTGTGGGCGATCTGCTCGCCAAACTGGCTGAATTTGAAATCTCTTAAACGGAAATACAATATCATTTTGATGCTGTACGACATAACGTGCGAAAGGTACAGTCAAGTCATAACGCAAGGCTTTTTCAGAAATTTGTGGTGTGAGCGCTGTGGAGTCTGCTTTCGCGAAAGCGTCATCTTTCACTTTACGCAAATAATCACCGCTGTTTAATATTTTAAAGATAAGCCTATCTCCTTCTTCACCATACTTTCCCATTAGGGTGTCACTATTCTCAAAGCTAGGCGTCTCGATGGGTTGAAAACCAAAAAGCTGAAAGTTACTGCGTATGGTATTCATTATATATGTGCGTTTTGCAACCTCTACTGGTGAAAAATCTCGAGTTCCTTTTGGGATACTTGGCTTTGTACTCATAAATATAACTGGTGAGTCAAAACTAACTCTACTGATATTATATCAATATGTCAATTATTGACTTTATTTTTTTGCTTTCGCGAAAGCGTGAAACTTCTAATTAAAATGTAGGCACACAAAAACAATTTGAAGTTTTCTAGAACCTATACGTGAACCTAATGATTCAGTAGCAAATATCTTAAAAAATGAAGCGACGAAAGAATT from Dokdonia sp. Hel_I_53 carries:
- a CDS encoding YfhO family protein; translation: MNKIDFKKVLPHLLVILGFIVVALLYFSPVLSGKRIYQNDIKLYEGMAKQHRDFREATGEETFWTNSAFGGMPTYQMGAYFPYDFMDSLDRAIRFLPRPADYLFLYFISFYVLMLVMRVPWKLATVGALAFGLSTYLIIIIGVGHNSKVHAIGYFPLVLSGILLTFQKRYLWGFLLTAIAMGLEIQANHYQMTYYLGLLCIIIGIAFLIDAVKRKELPHFFKSVGLLVIAVILGVATNASTILATAEYAKTSVRGEQLLKDELAMDAPDDGLDYDYITQWSYGKLESLNLIAPKFMGTGTAADLGRESAFAKKLKELNVLPNEINYYAQGTRLYWGEQPFVEAPPYLGVTVFVLALLGLLLINGRLRWWLLAGMLFSLILSWGKNADGITRFFVEYVPLYNKFRAVTSIQVLLELLLPIAAIIGLHRFFNDRLAASERTKKLFIAIGTVAGLLVILYLFSGSLFNLRSTAEAQMAVQQPEILDAIKEDRLTILKSDVLRSLLFVLMVGVVLWLSIKEKFSHNLTIITIGALIVFDLVGVDRRSVNEDNFITERQYQQNFQATEIDKQIMEDESYFRVIDLARGFSNSHTSYYFNSLNGYSAVQPRRMDDLYYKQIAPGNIEVLNMYNVKYILQETEQGMALNENPDANGPAWFVNEIQYVRDYTAEFAALEKVDTKNTVLLRETYRDVLGNFQPQRDSTAVVQVQDVQPNKIVYQVENSKDGFIVFAENYYENGWIATIDGVESEIYSVNYALRGLKVPAGTHEIVMSFEPQVVQTGGSIMLGSSILLLLLIVGGVFYTFKSSKAEEQTL
- the hisS gene encoding histidine--tRNA ligase, whose translation is MSTKPSIPKGTRDFSPVEVAKRTYIMNTIRSNFQLFGFQPIETPSFENSDTLMGKYGEEGDRLIFKILNSGDYLRKVKDDAFAKADSTALTPQISEKALRYDLTVPFARYVVQHQNDIVFPFKRFQIQPVWRADRPQKGRFREFYQCDADVVGSASLWQEVEFVQLYDAVFTALKLDGVTIKMNNRKILSGIAEVIGASDKLIDFTVALDKLDKIGADGVTKEMLEKGITQEAIDTVSPLFTLSGSFGDQLDTLKNLLASSETGTEGIEELLFINNEITNLGLETATLQLDVTLARGLNYYTGAIFEVAAPEGVKMGSIGGGGRYADLTGIFGLKDMSGVGISFGLDRIYLVLEELNLFPEETTEGVKAFFVNFGNEEAAYAMQAITSLRKNGISSELYPDPVTSNKQMKKQMTYANRRNIPFLILAGKEEMDAGTFTLKNMAEGSQETVTLEQLQEILAK
- a CDS encoding glycosyltransferase family 4 protein; its protein translation is MRDKKVLIIAYYWPPAGGPGVQRWLKFVKYLPEFGYEPIVYVPENPSYPIVDQSLITEIPAEVTVVKRPIKEPYGWASTLSRKRTKTISSGIVPKQKKQSLLEKLMLFVRGNFFIPDARVGWVQPSITFLKKYIAEHQIEAIITTGPPHSLHLIGKGLKDWQPTLKWYADFRDPWTTIGYHDKLKMTTKTKATHKRLESEVLNIADHVIVTSPGTQKEFGHLTSKPITVLTNGYDDRPPANHKKNSKFTLAHIGSLLSDRNPQVLWKVLGALCDENADFKKNVSLQLVGKVSSEIIVSIQEAGLESILDLKGYVSHQKAQQYQVHASALVLIEINEEHTKGIIAGKIFEYLAAQRPIIAIGPRGADIEHILKTTEAGIFVDYDGFQKLKIEILELYTNWLQGNETYNGRGIEKYHRREITKALAQLLTQ